The following proteins are co-located in the Larus michahellis chromosome 9, bLarMic1.1, whole genome shotgun sequence genome:
- the SLC7A3 gene encoding cationic amino acid transporter 3, with product MFGGKMTSVGKKLIRRRVVDLSSEDTRFARCLSTLDLIALGVGSTLGAGVYVLAGEVAKETAGPSIVLCFLVAALSSVLAGLCYAEFGARVPKTGSAYLYSYVTVGEICAFTTGWNLILSYVIGTASVARAWSAAFDNIIGNHISTFFMNKTTVHLPGVLAERPDFFALILIGLLTALLAFGVSESALVNKIFTAVNLVVLGFVIIAGFVKGDIKNWQLSEEDYTNSMYPDPPDDIRKIDFGSGGFVPFGLEGILTGAATCFYAFVGFDCIATTGEEARNPQRSIPIGIIVSLLICFVAYFGVSAALTLMVPYFLLNKESPLPEAFKAVGWEPARYAVAVGSLCALSTSLLGSMFPMPRVIYAMAEDGLLFKFLSNINSRTKTPLSATITSGLLAAVMAFLLDLKDLVDLMSIGTLLAYSLVAVCVLILRYQSGQLNSPKAVEMLELNGNEEERVIMNPTIATTSAQQKETLSLATLFNPPTNTPTALSGRIVYVCVSVIATLITVICIVLTLKVNALKDASVGWIVALVLLLVALLIPTIIVWRQPQSNARLNFKVPFLPLLPIFSIFVNILLMVQLSAGTWVRFAIWMVVGFMIYFGYGIRNSVEGKNAEEACTTVEKPLHHPGLDLSPGAAAV from the exons atgtttgggggaaaaatgaCCAGTGTTGGGAAGAAGCTGATCCGCCGGCGCGTGGTGGATCTGAGCTCTGAGGACACACGTTTTGCTCGCTGCCTCTCCACGCTGGACCTCATCGCCCTGGGGGTGGGCAGCACGCTGGGGGCCGGCGTGTATGTGCTGGCTGGGGAGGTGGCCAAGGAGACGGCTGGTCCCTCCATCGTCCTCTGCTTCCTGGTGGCTGCTCTCTCATCAGTGCTGGCCGGACTCTGCTACGCAGAGTTTGGGGCCCGTGTCCCCAAGACTGGCTCTGCCTACCTCTACAGCTACGTCACCGTCGGCGAGATCTGCGCTTTCACAACTGGCTGGAACCTCATCCTCTCTTACGTTATAG GCACGGCCAGCGTGGCTCGAGCCTGGAGCGCAGCATTCGACAACATCATCGGCAACCACATCTCCACTTTCTTCATGAACAAGACCACAGTGCACCTGCCAGGGGTGCTGGCTGAGCGCCCGGACTTCTTCGCCCTGATCCTGATTGGGCTGCTCACTG CGCTGCTGGCCTTTGGCGTCAGCGAATCTGCTCTCGTGAACAAAATCTTCACGGCGGTGAACCTGGTGGTGCTGGGCTTCGTCATCATCGCTGGCTTCGTGAAGGGAGACATCAAGAACTGGCAGCTCTCGGAGGAGGACTACACCAACAGCATGTACCCGGACCCGCCTGATGACATCAG aAAAATAGACTTTGGCTCTGGCGGGTTTGTCCCCTTTGGACTGGAAGGGATCCTGACTGGCGCTGCCACCTGTTTCTATGCCTTCGTGGGCTTCGACTGCATCGCCACCACAG GGGAGGAAGCCAGGAACCCACAGCGCTCGATCCCCATCGGCATCATTGTGTCCCTCCTCATCTGCTTTGTGGCTTATTTCGGGGTGTCTGCGGCCCTGACCCTCATGGTGCCCTACTTCCTCCTGAACAAGGAGAGCCCCCTGCCCGAGGCTTTCAAGGCGGTGGGCTGGGAGCCCGCCCGCTATGCCGTTGCTGTCGGCTCACTCTGCGCCCTCTCCACCAG CTTGCTGGGCTCCATGTTCCCCATGCCCCGCGTGATCTATGCCATGGCAGAGGATGGGCTGCTCTTCAAGTTCCTCTCCAACATCAACAGCCGCACGAAGACCCCTCTGTCAGCCACCATCACCTCGGGGCTCCTTGCGG CGGTGATGGCCTTCCTGCTTGACCTGAAGGACCTGGTGGACCTCATGTCAATCGGCACGCTGCTGGCCTACTCCTTGGTGGCGGTGTGCGTGCTCATCCTCCG GTACCAGTCTGGGCAGCTGAACTCCCCGAAGGCCGTGGAAATGCTGGAGCTGAACGGGAACGAGGAGGAGAGGGTGATCATGAACCCGACCATCGCCACCACCAGCGCCCAGCAGAAGGAGACGTTGTCCCTGGCCACGCTCTTCAACCCGCCCACAAACACCCCCACTGCGCTCTCGGGACGCATTGTCTACGTCTGTGTCTCGGTCATCG CCACACTCATCACGGTCATCTGCATCGTCCTGACCCTCAAGGTAAACGCGCTGAAGGACGCCAGCGTGGGCTGGATCGTagccctggtgctgctcctcgtGGCTCTGCTCATTCCCACCATCATCGTTTGGAGGCAGCCGCAGAGCAACGCGCGGTTGAACTTCAAA GTACCTTTCCTCCCGCTCCTGCCGATCTTCAGCATCTTCGTTAATATCCTGCTGATGGTACAGCTGAGTGCTGGCACCTGGGTGCGGTTTGCCATCTGGATGGTCGTGG GTTTTATGATTTACTTTGGCTACGGGATTCGGAACAGCGTGGAAGGGAAAAACGCGGAGGAAGCCTGTACGACAGTAGAAAAGCCTCTGCACCACCCTGGACTGGACctcagccctggggctgctgcggtCTGA
- the LOC141748802 gene encoding uncharacterized protein LOC141748802, which translates to MRRREQPRESLGSLGRPDLLRHEEPPLSSLYRSFFEEECRAIVGRLHLGAAAAEPSPGPWECSSPWPDGTGFLTSTPLGASPPLAEGTPARPGAGDCQPAAAPGPARGEPARPPALPRKAARRDAGQQPRATSGPAGRPTTSARSLGRGGSRVSLIGARAGGGAPELPRAGKALGAPGTRPLRSPGTGTKVTEAARPRLQRPKGALQPARPSAIPKATPRGAGRGEAAAKAGSRRESSQRLPRAIPTVASCSRLRPLGKAASPKCFRPGLPVEKLICNRTWELKEDGKADQTWMCVGSSFSSVLTPGPTPGCGDAVPAEQAAGDQLSQELKRVKNELERVKGELADKTAQCEAYRRTISSLQAQLRAAGICPEDAAVEESGDLRRD; encoded by the exons ATGCGGCGGCGGGAGCAGCCGCGGGAGAGCCTCGGCTCACTGGGCCGCCCCGACCTGCTGCGGCACGAAGAGCCGCCGCTGTCCTCGCTCTACCGCAGCTTCTTCGAGGAGGAGTGCCGCGCCATCGTCGGCCGCCTGCAcctcggcgccgccgcggccGAGCCCTCGCCGGGCCCTTGGGAGTGCAGCAGCCCCTGGCCCGACGGCACCGGCTTCCTCACCTCCACGCCGCTGGGCGCCTCGCCGCCCCTCGCCGAGGGgaccccggcccgccccggcgcGGGTGACTGCCAGCCGGCCGCCGCTCCGGGCCCGGCCCGCGGAgagcccgcccgcccgccggccctGCCCCGAAAGGCGGCCCGGCGCGATGCCGGGCAGCAGCCCCGCGCCACGTCGGGCCCTGCCGGCCGCCCCACCACCTCCGCCCGCTCCCTGGGCCGCGGCGGCAGCAGGGTGTCCCTCATCGGGGcacgggccggcggcggggctccgGAGCTCCCCAGGGCCGGCAAGGCGCTCGGTGCCCCGGGGACGAGACCACTCCGGTCCCCAG ggaccggGACGAAGGTGACGGAGGCTGCCAGGCCCAGGCTCCAGCGTCCCAAAGGGGCCTTGCAGCCGGCACGACCCTCTGCCATCCCCAAAGCCACCCcccggggtgcggggaggggagaag ctgctgccaagGCGGGGAGTCGCAGGGAGTCCTCACAGAGACTCCCCAGAGCGATTCCTACCGTGGCGTCTTGCTCCCGGCTGCGTCCCCTGGGAAAAGCGGCTTCCCCCAAGTGCTTCCGCCCCG GATTGCCTGTGGAGAAGCTGATATGCAATAGGACCTGGGAGCTGAAGGAAGATG GTAAGGCTGACCAGACGTGGATGTGTGTGGGGTCCTCTTTTTCCAGCGTGTTGACCCCTGGCCCGACTCCAGGGTGCGGGGACGCCGTCCCTGCTGAGCAG GCTGCTGGTGATCAGCTGTCCCAGGAGCTGAAGCGTGTCAAGAACGAGCTGGAGCGAGTGAAAGGCGAGCTTG ctgacAAGACTGCCCAGTGTGAAGCCTATCGCCGGACCATCTCCTCCTTGCAGGCTCAGCTCAGAGCAGCAG GAATCTGTCCCGAGGATGCAGCAGTGGAGGAGAGTGGTGACTTGAGGAGAGACTGA
- the SNX12 gene encoding sorting nexin-12 — MSEAAVADTRRLNAKPQDLTDAYGPPSNFLEIDIFNPQTVGMGRARYTSYELRMRTNLPIFKLKESCVRRRYSDFEWLKNELERDSKIVVPPLPGKALKRQLPFRGDEGIFEESFIEERRQGLEQFINKIAGHPLAQNERCLHMFLQEETIDRNYVPGKVRQ, encoded by the exons ATGtcggaggcggcggtggcggacACCCGGCGCCTGAACGCCAAGCCGCAGGACCTGACGGACGCGTACGGGCCGCCTAGTAACTTCCTCGAGATCGACATCTTCAACCCGCAGACCGTGGGCATGGGCCGCGCCAGATACACTAGCTACGAGCTGCGGATGCGG ACAAACCTCCCAATCTTCAAATTGAAGGAGTCGTGTGTGAGAAGACGATACAGTGATTTTGAATGGCTGAAGAACGAGCTGGAACGAGACAGTAAG ATTGTAGTGCCACCATTGCCTGGAAAAGCTTTAAAACGACAGCTTCCCTTCCGAGGAGACGAAGGCATCTTTGAGGAGTCCTTCATTGAGGAGCGGAGACAGGGACTAGAACAATTTATTAACAA aattgcTGGACACCCACTGGCACAGAACGAGCGCTGCTTACATATGTTCCTGCAAGAGGAGACTATTGATAGGAATTACGTCCCAGGGAAAGTGCGCCAGTAG